The window AGCACCAATCAGTTTAGACGCTAATTCAATCACGATTCATCGCATTCGCCATCAAGATTTACGCGCAGGATTAGGTGAAAAAGAGGCCTTAACCACACTGCTTAATTTTATTGGTAATCGCCCTTTAGTGGGTTATCACATTCGCTATGACAAAACGATTTTGGATCGCTATTACCGACGGTTATTTGGTTTTGCATTACCCAATAAATTGGTAGAGGTGAGCCACCTCTACCATGACCGTTTAGAACGGCTTCTGCCGAATGCTTATTACGATCTAAGTTTAGAAGCCATTAGCCGCCACCTTGGCCTTCCGGTACCAGAGCGGCATGACGCGCTCGAAGATACGATTACTGCCGCTTTGATTTATGTACGGCTAAAACACGGTGATTTTCCGACGCTCCGTTCAGCGTAAATAATGCAAGAAGCCTTGTGCGGTGCAAGATTTTTATGTAATTTCGATGTAATACCTACAATTTC is drawn from Photobacterium profundum SS9 and contains these coding sequences:
- a CDS encoding 3'-5' exonuclease, with the translated sequence MNLLQRYWYQRKLKDNPYGQLFNRYQGDELVSVDCETTSLDPHSAELVTIAATVIKNNRILTSKSIHLTLRAPISLDANSITIHRIRHQDLRAGLGEKEALTTLLNFIGNRPLVGYHIRYDKTILDRYYRRLFGFALPNKLVEVSHLYHDRLERLLPNAYYDLSLEAISRHLGLPVPERHDALEDTITAALIYVRLKHGDFPTLRSA